In a single window of the Nocardioides massiliensis genome:
- a CDS encoding ferredoxin, giving the protein MTKIKVDFDLCEANALCEAFAPDVFEVDDDDMLQVHTDDVTDDNRDRVEKAAAACPRAAIRLEG; this is encoded by the coding sequence ATGACCAAGATCAAGGTCGACTTCGACCTGTGCGAGGCCAACGCCCTGTGCGAGGCGTTCGCCCCCGACGTCTTCGAGGTCGACGACGACGACATGCTCCAGGTCCACACCGACGACGTCACCGACGACAACCGCGACCGGGTCGAGAAGGCCGCGGCGGCCTGCCCGCGCGCCGCCATCCGGCTCGAGGGCTGA
- a CDS encoding 3-oxoacyl-ACP reductase yields MPAVAPELSLDGRVAVVTGAGAGLGRAEAEALAAAGAHVVLNDLPGAADEAAEAIRAAGGSASIVAGDIGERSTADALMAAAVEEQGRLDIVVNNAGVLRDRMLFNMSDEEWDLVLRVHLRGHFMLSRNAASYWRGLHKETGEQVYGRVINTSSEAGLLGSPGQPNYAAAKAGITALTLSTARGLGKMGVRANSICPRARTAMTDHVFTPDESGKTIDPMSVEHVAPLVAYLASPAADRITGQVFVVYAGMVALLAAPVVEQRFDAAGDTWDTTDLQTQLGGYFADRDPSVGFAADSVAKLA; encoded by the coding sequence ATGCCCGCAGTTGCCCCTGAGCTCTCCCTGGACGGTCGCGTCGCCGTCGTCACCGGTGCCGGTGCCGGTCTCGGCCGCGCCGAGGCCGAGGCGCTCGCCGCCGCCGGTGCCCACGTCGTCCTCAACGACCTGCCGGGTGCCGCCGACGAGGCCGCCGAGGCGATCCGGGCAGCCGGTGGCTCCGCGTCGATCGTCGCCGGTGACATCGGCGAGCGCTCGACCGCGGACGCGCTGATGGCCGCGGCCGTCGAGGAGCAGGGCCGTCTCGACATCGTCGTCAACAACGCCGGCGTGCTGCGCGACCGGATGCTGTTCAACATGAGCGACGAGGAATGGGACCTCGTGCTCCGCGTGCACCTGCGCGGCCACTTCATGCTGTCGCGCAACGCCGCCTCCTACTGGCGCGGGCTGCACAAGGAGACCGGCGAGCAGGTCTACGGCCGCGTCATCAACACCTCCTCCGAGGCGGGTCTGCTGGGCTCCCCGGGCCAGCCGAACTACGCCGCAGCCAAGGCCGGCATCACCGCGCTGACGCTGTCGACCGCGCGTGGGCTCGGCAAGATGGGCGTGCGCGCCAACAGCATCTGCCCGCGTGCCCGCACCGCGATGACCGACCACGTCTTCACCCCCGACGAGTCGGGCAAGACGATCGACCCGATGTCGGTCGAGCACGTGGCCCCGCTGGTCGCCTACCTCGCCTCGCCCGCGGCCGACCGGATCACCGGCCAGGTGTTCGTCGTGTATGCCGGCATGGTCGCCCTCCTCGCGGCCCCGGTCGTGGAGCAGCGCTTCGACGCCGCCGGTGACACCTGGGACACCACCGACCTGCAGACGCAGCTGGGCGGCTACTTCGCCGACCGCGACCCCTCGGTCGGCTTCGCCGCCGACTCCGTGGCCAAGCTCGCCTGA
- the kstR gene encoding cholesterol catabolism transcriptional regulator KstR → MPSANSLTQEDLGSAAQRDRRRRILDATITLASKGGFDAVQMRAVAEEADVALGTLYRYFPSKIHLLVSALGREFERTQGALERRPLEGDTPADRVVNLLERNTRGMQRDPHLTEALTRAFMFADSSVLSEIEVAGMYLTSMLTRAMKGDDVDPTADDVAIARVIGDVWMANLVAWVTGRASAADVSRSMDVAVRLILR, encoded by the coding sequence GTGCCCTCCGCGAACTCACTCACCCAGGAGGATCTCGGATCTGCGGCCCAACGGGACCGGAGGCGGCGGATCCTCGACGCCACGATCACGTTGGCCTCCAAGGGCGGGTTCGACGCGGTGCAGATGCGGGCGGTCGCGGAGGAGGCCGACGTCGCCCTCGGCACGCTCTACCGCTACTTCCCCTCCAAGATCCACCTGCTGGTCTCCGCGCTCGGCCGGGAGTTCGAGCGCACCCAGGGCGCGCTCGAGCGGCGTCCCCTGGAGGGCGACACCCCCGCCGACCGCGTGGTGAACCTGCTCGAGCGCAACACCCGCGGCATGCAGCGCGACCCGCACCTCACCGAGGCGCTCACCCGCGCGTTCATGTTCGCCGACTCCTCGGTGCTGAGCGAGATCGAGGTCGCGGGCATGTATCTCACCAGCATGCTCACCCGGGCGATGAAGGGAGACGACGTCGACCCGACCGCGGACGACGTGGCGATCGCGCGCGTCATCGGCGACGTGTGGATGGCCAACCTGGTCGCCTGGGTCACCGGACGCGCGTCGGCCGCCGACGTCTCCCGGTCGATGGACGTCGCGGTCCGGCTGATCCTGCGCTGA
- a CDS encoding acyl-CoA dehydrogenase: MSIGITDEHVELGASLRKWAAGARGIDAARAAEGEAGATFEDHWRAATEMGVASIALDESLGGGGGSALDAAVALEACAHALVPGALLSTTAAGLVLAGAGEAGAAGVRSVVDGEAVGIVLDGYVWDAPSATRFLAPAGDQWALVARDDLRCTPAVGLDLTRRFGRLDAEVAEGTGTVLPGVDTDAVCRAVTTFAAAEAAGVARWCLETAVEYAKTREQFGQKIGAFQAIKHLCAEMLETAEAVTAAAWDVAAAVDDEPEQWAFAADVASVTCFDGAVEVAKSCIQVLGGIGFTFEHEAHFYYRRAMSLRALIGDTSRAAERLAARAAHGVRRAVAVDLEGRDEAIRPDVRAEAERIAGLPESERRAALVDTGLLTPHWPAPYGRNADAVEQVVIDQELAQAGVTRPDLVIGAWALPTIIDHGNDEQRERFVRPTLLGELEWCQLFSEPGAGSDLASLRTKAVRVEGGWRLTGQKVWNSVAQRADWGICLARTNPDVPQHKGISYFLVDMKNSPGLDVRPLREMTGEELFNEVFLDDVFVPDECMVGEEGDGWRLARTTLANERVAMATIRLSTSTERAVELAGELELSGTQLAEVGRSVALSTVCTLLGLRTTLRSLAGQGPGAESSVAKLLGVRNRQEGSELVVTLQGPRVVDWDPTARREDAFGFDVWEMLNTRCLSIAGGTTQVLRNVVGERILGLPR, encoded by the coding sequence ATGTCGATCGGCATCACCGACGAGCACGTCGAGCTGGGGGCGAGCCTGCGCAAGTGGGCGGCCGGGGCGCGCGGCATCGACGCCGCCCGGGCGGCCGAAGGTGAGGCCGGCGCGACGTTCGAGGACCACTGGCGTGCGGCGACCGAGATGGGCGTCGCGTCGATCGCGCTCGACGAGTCCCTCGGTGGCGGGGGTGGCTCGGCGCTCGATGCCGCGGTCGCCCTCGAGGCGTGCGCGCACGCGCTCGTGCCGGGCGCACTGCTGTCGACGACCGCCGCCGGGCTGGTGCTCGCCGGAGCGGGCGAGGCCGGTGCTGCTGGCGTGCGGTCCGTCGTCGACGGCGAGGCGGTCGGGATCGTGCTCGACGGCTACGTGTGGGACGCCCCGTCGGCCACGCGGTTCCTGGCTCCCGCCGGCGACCAGTGGGCGCTCGTCGCCCGCGATGACCTGCGCTGCACCCCTGCGGTCGGCCTCGACCTCACCCGCCGCTTCGGCCGGCTCGACGCCGAGGTGGCTGAAGGGACGGGCACCGTACTGCCGGGCGTCGACACCGACGCCGTCTGTCGTGCGGTGACCACCTTCGCCGCCGCCGAGGCCGCGGGCGTGGCGCGCTGGTGCCTGGAGACCGCGGTCGAGTACGCCAAGACCCGCGAACAGTTCGGCCAGAAGATCGGCGCGTTCCAAGCGATCAAGCACCTGTGTGCGGAGATGCTGGAGACCGCCGAGGCGGTCACCGCCGCGGCCTGGGACGTCGCCGCGGCCGTCGACGACGAGCCCGAGCAGTGGGCCTTCGCCGCCGACGTCGCGTCCGTGACCTGCTTCGACGGCGCGGTCGAGGTCGCGAAGTCCTGCATCCAGGTCCTCGGCGGCATCGGCTTCACGTTCGAGCACGAGGCGCACTTCTACTACCGGCGCGCCATGAGCCTGCGCGCTCTGATCGGCGACACCTCGCGTGCAGCCGAGCGGCTCGCGGCGCGGGCCGCCCACGGCGTACGGCGGGCGGTGGCGGTGGACCTGGAGGGTCGCGACGAGGCCATCCGTCCGGATGTGCGCGCCGAGGCCGAGCGGATCGCGGGACTGCCGGAGTCCGAGCGGCGCGCGGCGCTGGTCGACACGGGCCTGCTGACGCCGCACTGGCCCGCGCCGTACGGACGCAACGCCGACGCCGTCGAGCAGGTCGTCATCGACCAGGAGCTGGCCCAGGCCGGAGTCACTCGCCCCGATCTCGTCATCGGCGCGTGGGCGCTGCCGACGATCATCGACCACGGCAACGACGAGCAGCGCGAGCGGTTCGTGCGCCCGACGCTGCTCGGCGAGCTCGAGTGGTGTCAGCTGTTCTCCGAGCCGGGTGCCGGCTCCGACCTCGCCTCGCTGCGCACCAAGGCCGTGCGGGTCGAGGGCGGATGGCGCCTGACCGGTCAGAAGGTCTGGAACTCCGTGGCGCAGCGCGCCGACTGGGGGATCTGCCTCGCGCGGACGAACCCGGACGTGCCGCAGCACAAGGGGATCAGCTACTTCCTCGTCGACATGAAGAACAGCCCCGGCCTCGACGTACGCCCCCTGCGGGAGATGACGGGGGAAGAGCTGTTCAACGAGGTCTTCCTCGACGACGTCTTCGTGCCGGACGAGTGCATGGTCGGCGAGGAGGGCGATGGTTGGCGGCTGGCACGCACCACTCTCGCGAATGAGCGGGTCGCGATGGCCACGATCCGCCTCTCCACCAGCACCGAGCGCGCGGTCGAGCTCGCGGGTGAGCTCGAGCTGAGCGGCACCCAGCTAGCCGAGGTCGGCCGCTCGGTCGCGCTCTCGACCGTGTGCACGCTGCTCGGTCTGCGCACGACGCTGCGCTCGCTCGCGGGACAGGGGCCGGGCGCGGAGTCGAGCGTCGCCAAGCTGCTGGGCGTCCGCAACCGCCAGGAGGGCTCGGAGCTCGTCGTGACGCTGCAAGGTCCGCGGGTCGTGGACTGGGACCCGACCGCGCGCCGTGAGGACGCCTTCGGCTTCGACGTGTGGGAGATGCTCAACACCCGCTGCCTGTCGATCGCGGGCGGCACCACCCAGGTGCTGCGCAATGTGGTCGGCGAGCGGATTCTCGGGCTCCCGCGCTAG
- a CDS encoding prenyltransferase: MSSPIPFLDGVLTADEVATTAATIVGMQEADGAIPWTVGDKVDVWNHVEAAMALQVAGEVEASHRAYDWCLAMQRPDGTWPIKVVEGVVADDGAETNMSAYLAVGVWHHWLIREDLGFVRRMWPAVLSSLDWVVSMQLPWGGIAWRRREDGVVDAEALLTGSSSTYHALKAGLAVAELMESPQPEWEIAASRLRHAIRRHRDLFLDKSTFSMDWYYPVLGGAVRGAEAEEMIAAKWDNFVRPGLGIVCVDTNPWVTGAETCELAMALDAMGDHARARALVQDMQHLRHENGSYWTGWVYDNEVYWPHEQTTYTAAAVILAVDALGRVTPGSDIMRGATLPADFAPMALRCGCEPAAERLGQPV, from the coding sequence GTGAGCTCCCCGATCCCTTTCCTCGACGGTGTCCTGACCGCTGACGAGGTGGCGACGACCGCCGCCACGATCGTCGGCATGCAGGAGGCCGACGGCGCCATCCCGTGGACCGTCGGCGACAAGGTCGACGTCTGGAACCACGTCGAGGCGGCGATGGCGCTGCAGGTCGCCGGCGAGGTCGAGGCGTCGCACCGCGCCTACGACTGGTGCCTGGCGATGCAGCGACCCGACGGGACCTGGCCGATCAAGGTCGTGGAGGGGGTCGTCGCCGACGACGGCGCCGAGACCAACATGTCGGCGTACCTCGCGGTCGGGGTCTGGCACCACTGGCTCATCCGCGAGGACCTCGGCTTCGTACGCCGCATGTGGCCGGCCGTGCTGAGCTCGCTCGACTGGGTGGTCTCGATGCAGCTGCCGTGGGGTGGCATCGCCTGGCGGCGCCGGGAGGACGGTGTCGTCGATGCCGAAGCGCTGCTCACCGGCAGTTCCAGCACCTATCACGCACTGAAGGCAGGCCTCGCGGTCGCGGAGCTGATGGAGTCGCCGCAGCCGGAGTGGGAGATCGCCGCGTCCCGGCTGCGCCACGCCATCCGTCGGCACCGAGACCTCTTCCTCGACAAGAGCACGTTCTCGATGGACTGGTACTACCCGGTCCTGGGCGGCGCGGTCCGCGGCGCGGAGGCCGAGGAGATGATCGCGGCCAAGTGGGACAACTTCGTGCGTCCCGGTCTCGGCATCGTGTGCGTCGACACCAACCCCTGGGTCACCGGCGCGGAGACGTGCGAGCTCGCGATGGCACTCGACGCGATGGGTGACCACGCGCGGGCGCGTGCGCTGGTGCAGGACATGCAGCACCTGCGCCACGAGAACGGCTCGTACTGGACCGGCTGGGTCTACGACAACGAGGTCTACTGGCCGCACGAGCAGACGACCTACACCGCTGCGGCCGTGATCCTCGCCGTCGATGCGCTCGGCCGCGTCACCCCGGGCTCGGACATCATGCGTGGCGCGACGCTGCCCGCAGACTTCGCGCCGATGGCGCTGCGGTGCGGTTGCGAGCCAGCCGCGGAGCGGCTCGGTCAGCCGGTCTAG
- a CDS encoding class I SAM-dependent methyltransferase, which translates to MSDDWKSHARQAKGFMPEDEGDLLHRRALARLPHGPALEVGTYCGKSAVYLGAAARLTGPDAVVFTVDHHRGSEENQAGWEHHDPTVVDPELGLMDTLPFFRRTVAHADLEQWVVAIVGASTTVSAHWRTPLSLLFIDGGHAEEPAQADYTGWARWLMPGGELVIHDVFPDPADGGQAPYHVFLRAMESGAFREVETVGSMRVLERVSGQAGDAVG; encoded by the coding sequence GTGTCCGACGATTGGAAGTCCCACGCGCGCCAGGCCAAAGGCTTCATGCCGGAGGACGAAGGCGACCTGCTCCACCGCCGCGCATTGGCGCGACTCCCCCACGGACCTGCTCTCGAGGTCGGGACCTACTGTGGCAAGTCGGCCGTCTATCTGGGGGCCGCAGCCCGCCTGACGGGACCTGATGCGGTGGTCTTCACCGTCGACCACCACCGCGGGTCCGAGGAGAACCAGGCCGGCTGGGAGCACCACGACCCGACCGTGGTCGATCCCGAGCTCGGCCTCATGGACACGCTGCCGTTCTTCCGGCGCACCGTCGCGCACGCCGACCTCGAGCAGTGGGTCGTCGCCATCGTGGGCGCGTCCACGACGGTGAGCGCTCACTGGCGCACTCCCCTGTCGCTGCTCTTCATCGACGGCGGACACGCGGAGGAGCCGGCGCAGGCCGACTACACCGGGTGGGCGCGCTGGCTCATGCCCGGGGGCGAGCTGGTCATCCACGACGTCTTCCCCGACCCCGCCGACGGCGGGCAGGCGCCGTACCACGTCTTCCTGCGGGCCATGGAGAGCGGAGCGTTCCGCGAGGTCGAGACCGTCGGCTCGATGCGGGTGCTCGAGCGGGTCAGCGGCCAGGCCGGCGACGCCGTCGGCTAG
- a CDS encoding NAD(P)/FAD-dependent oxidoreductase: MPEVVEADLLIVGAGPAGLFGAYYAGFRELRVVVVDSLPELGGQVTAMYPEKAILDVAGFPSIKGRDLVANLVEQAATAKPTFLLGRTANGVAHDGDRVRVTLDDETIVDVGAVILTAGIGRFQPRPLPAGEGWEGRGLAFFVPHLDVYAGKDVVVVGGGDSAFDWAHHLEPIARSVTLVHRRTAFRAHASTVTAVQASSTEIVVPATVTELVAGPDGSVAEVEITDADSGETHRRPAQGVIAALGFIADLGPLKEWGLTLDKRHIVVDTAMRTNLPRVYAAGDVTEYPGKVRLIAVGFGEVATAVNNAAVDIDPTAHVFPGHSSEGS, translated from the coding sequence GTGCCAGAGGTCGTCGAGGCTGATCTCCTGATCGTCGGGGCCGGGCCCGCGGGTCTGTTCGGTGCCTACTACGCCGGGTTCCGCGAGCTGCGGGTCGTGGTAGTGGACTCCCTGCCGGAGCTCGGGGGGCAGGTCACGGCGATGTATCCGGAGAAGGCGATCCTCGACGTCGCCGGCTTCCCGAGCATCAAGGGCCGCGACCTCGTGGCCAACCTCGTCGAGCAGGCGGCGACCGCCAAGCCGACCTTTCTTCTCGGCCGCACCGCTAACGGCGTGGCGCACGACGGCGACCGGGTCCGGGTCACGCTGGACGATGAGACGATCGTCGACGTCGGGGCGGTCATCCTCACCGCCGGCATCGGCCGCTTCCAGCCGCGTCCGCTGCCCGCGGGTGAGGGGTGGGAGGGTCGCGGTCTGGCGTTCTTCGTGCCGCACCTCGACGTGTATGCCGGCAAGGACGTCGTCGTCGTCGGAGGCGGCGACTCGGCCTTCGACTGGGCCCACCACCTCGAGCCCATCGCCCGCTCCGTCACCCTGGTCCACCGCCGGACCGCCTTCCGCGCGCACGCCTCGACCGTGACCGCGGTCCAGGCCTCGTCCACCGAGATCGTGGTGCCCGCGACCGTCACCGAGCTGGTCGCGGGTCCCGACGGGTCCGTGGCGGAGGTCGAGATCACCGACGCCGACAGTGGCGAGACCCACCGTCGCCCCGCCCAGGGCGTGATCGCCGCCCTCGGGTTCATCGCCGACCTGGGCCCGCTCAAGGAGTGGGGCCTGACCCTCGACAAACGCCACATCGTCGTCGACACCGCGATGCGCACCAACCTGCCGCGCGTCTATGCCGCGGGCGATGTGACGGAGTACCCCGGCAAGGTCCGGCTGATCGCGGTCGGGTTCGGCGAGGTCGCCACGGCCGTCAACAATGCTGCGGTCGACATCGACCCCACTGCCCACGTGTTCCCCGGCCACTCCTCGGAAGGAAGCTGA
- a CDS encoding glycosyltransferase family 4 protein: MRIALLSYRSKPHCGGQGVYLRHLSRELVALGHEVEVFSGQPYPELDEGVRLTKVPSLDLYREPDPFRMVWPWEFRDLIDIEEFLTMCTAGFPEPKTFSKRIVRVLADRIGDFDIAHDNQVLGYGMLELEKAGLPLITTIHHPITFDRRVDLAATRELGWFRRARRQFSVRRWYGFLRMQGKVARQLRKILTVSDSSKRDIAADFGVDPDRLQVIPLGVDDVFVPPSKPRVPGRLVAMASADSPMKGIATLLEAFAKLRTERDVELLLVSKPTAGGRTEQLIDKLGIADSVSFVHGVSDAELVEIMGSAELACVPSLYEGFSLPTAELMACETPLVVSRAGAIPEVVGPDGECADLVTPGDVGELTHAIAALLDDPERRARMGAAGRRRVLERFSWRAVAVATAAAYEEVLAAHGRTPASASAPSTPSSPAPSSPAPSSPFAEKDPA, from the coding sequence GTGCGGATCGCACTGCTGTCGTACCGCTCCAAGCCGCACTGCGGCGGGCAGGGGGTCTACCTACGACACCTCAGTCGCGAGCTCGTCGCCCTCGGTCACGAGGTCGAGGTGTTCTCCGGCCAGCCCTACCCGGAGCTCGACGAGGGGGTCCGCCTCACCAAGGTCCCGAGCCTCGACCTCTACCGCGAGCCGGACCCGTTCCGCATGGTCTGGCCGTGGGAGTTCCGCGACCTGATCGACATCGAGGAGTTCCTCACGATGTGCACGGCCGGGTTCCCCGAGCCGAAGACGTTCTCCAAGCGGATCGTGCGTGTCCTGGCCGACCGGATCGGTGACTTCGACATCGCTCACGACAACCAGGTGCTGGGCTACGGGATGCTCGAGCTGGAGAAGGCCGGCCTGCCGCTCATCACGACGATCCACCACCCGATCACCTTCGACCGGCGCGTCGACCTTGCCGCCACGCGCGAGCTGGGCTGGTTCCGCCGCGCGCGCCGACAGTTCTCCGTACGCCGCTGGTACGGCTTCCTGCGCATGCAGGGCAAGGTCGCGCGCCAGCTGCGCAAGATCCTCACGGTGTCGGACTCCTCGAAGCGCGACATCGCCGCAGACTTCGGCGTCGACCCCGACCGCCTGCAGGTCATCCCGCTGGGCGTCGACGACGTCTTCGTGCCGCCCTCGAAGCCGCGCGTGCCGGGCCGCCTGGTGGCGATGGCCAGTGCCGACAGCCCCATGAAGGGCATCGCCACGCTCCTCGAGGCGTTCGCCAAGCTCCGCACCGAGCGTGACGTCGAGCTGCTGCTGGTGAGCAAGCCGACCGCGGGCGGGCGCACCGAGCAGCTGATCGACAAGCTCGGCATCGCCGACTCCGTCAGCTTCGTCCACGGCGTCTCCGATGCCGAGCTGGTCGAGATCATGGGCTCGGCCGAGCTCGCCTGCGTGCCGTCGCTCTACGAGGGCTTCTCGCTGCCGACGGCAGAGCTGATGGCGTGCGAGACCCCGCTCGTGGTCAGCCGCGCCGGCGCCATCCCGGAGGTCGTCGGACCCGACGGCGAGTGCGCCGACCTCGTCACCCCCGGTGACGTCGGTGAGCTCACGCACGCGATCGCCGCGCTCCTCGACGACCCAGAGCGCCGGGCCCGCATGGGCGCTGCGGGCCGCCGCCGCGTCCTGGAGCGGTTCAGCTGGCGCGCCGTCGCCGTCGCGACCGCCGCCGCCTACGAGGAGGTGCTCGCCGCCCACGGTCGCACCCCCGCATCTGCCTCCGCACCCTCCACCCCCTCCAGCCCAGCCCCCTCCAGCCCAGCCCCCTCCAGCCCGTTCGCAGAGAAGGACCCCGCCTGA
- a CDS encoding hemerythrin domain-containing protein gives MTDANPTSLDLGRPTEGDVVDLILADHRLFEDLLRQLRDASADRDAVRRAFSALHVAHAVAEEEEVYPTLRRKDAISEHEAEHGEEEHAEGHEALLAVMELEKCEGEEFDDAVEELAGAVNHHLTEEELTILNPAREEIDEDVRLRLGEAFCRLRNEAIEAGRGSVEDLREIVAQAEKEGLLDDED, from the coding sequence ATGACCGATGCGAACCCCACCTCCCTCGACCTCGGACGCCCCACCGAGGGCGACGTCGTCGACCTGATCCTCGCCGACCACCGGCTCTTCGAGGACCTGCTGCGCCAGCTGCGCGACGCCTCCGCCGACCGCGACGCCGTACGCCGTGCCTTCTCGGCCCTGCACGTGGCACATGCCGTCGCCGAGGAGGAGGAGGTCTACCCGACGCTGCGGCGCAAGGACGCCATCTCCGAGCACGAGGCCGAGCACGGTGAGGAGGAGCACGCCGAGGGCCACGAGGCGCTGCTCGCGGTCATGGAGCTCGAGAAGTGTGAGGGTGAGGAGTTCGACGACGCCGTCGAGGAGCTCGCCGGCGCGGTGAACCATCACCTGACCGAGGAGGAGCTCACCATCCTCAACCCGGCGCGCGAGGAGATCGACGAGGACGTCCGACTCCGGCTCGGAGAGGCGTTCTGCCGGCTGCGCAACGAGGCCATCGAGGCCGGGCGCGGATCGGTCGAGGACCTGCGCGAGATCGTCGCCCAGGCCGAGAAGGAGGGCCTGCTCGACGACGAGGACTGA
- a CDS encoding glucose 1-dehydrogenase translates to MARLNGKIAIVTGGAQGQGAAICAGFVAEGARVVIADVADEPGEKLAAELGDAAVFAHHDVSSEESWERVVALTAETFGPVDVLVNNAGILTFGAIDEMALADYERLIGINQTGTWLGMRAVVPTMRSNGGGSIVNASSVEGLGGMPTLSAYVASKWAIRGMTKAVAMEWGHQGIRVNSVHPGMIDTGMTRVHGGDAAMEYGATKVALKRVGQPADMVGVYVFLASDESSFVTGAEIAVDGGATATHAFGG, encoded by the coding sequence ATGGCACGACTGAACGGCAAGATCGCGATCGTCACCGGCGGCGCCCAAGGACAGGGAGCCGCGATCTGCGCGGGCTTCGTCGCCGAGGGGGCGAGGGTCGTGATCGCCGACGTCGCCGACGAGCCGGGGGAGAAGCTGGCCGCCGAGCTCGGTGACGCCGCGGTCTTCGCCCACCACGACGTCAGCAGCGAGGAGTCCTGGGAGCGCGTGGTCGCGCTGACGGCGGAGACGTTCGGGCCGGTCGACGTGCTGGTCAACAACGCCGGCATCCTGACCTTCGGCGCGATCGACGAGATGGCGCTGGCCGACTACGAGCGGTTGATCGGCATCAACCAGACCGGGACGTGGCTGGGCATGCGGGCCGTGGTGCCGACCATGCGCAGCAACGGTGGCGGCAGCATCGTCAACGCCTCGTCGGTCGAGGGTCTCGGCGGGATGCCCACGCTCTCGGCGTACGTCGCCTCCAAGTGGGCGATCCGCGGCATGACGAAGGCCGTCGCGATGGAGTGGGGCCACCAGGGCATCCGCGTCAACTCCGTGCACCCAGGGATGATCGACACCGGGATGACCCGGGTGCACGGCGGCGATGCGGCGATGGAGTACGGCGCCACGAAGGTCGCCCTCAAGCGCGTGGGCCAGCCCGCCGACATGGTCGGGGTCTACGTCTTCCTCGCCAGCGACGAGTCCAGCTTCGTCACCGGCGCGGAGATCGCCGTCGACGGCGGAGCGACCGCGACCCACGCGTTCGGCGGGTAG
- a CDS encoding class I SAM-dependent methyltransferase, whose protein sequence is MLTVDFDRLGLRAGDRVLDMGCGGGRHAFEMYRRGADVIAFDQDADELAGVREIFAGMRDNGEVPAGAEADVKEGDALNLPFADGEFDRIVAAEVLEHIWDDVDAIKELVRVLRPGGTLAISVPRWLPEVVNWKLSDEYHNAPGGHIRIYTDHELIDKVTKAGRPNDGQPGDAMIFEGKDYAHGLHAPYWWIKCAVGVNNDEHPLAKAYHKLLVWEIMKQPKALQVASKVLDPIIGKSLVLYFRKPEA, encoded by the coding sequence ATGCTGACCGTCGACTTCGACCGACTCGGCCTGCGCGCCGGCGACCGCGTGCTCGACATGGGCTGCGGCGGCGGCCGACACGCTTTCGAGATGTACCGCCGCGGTGCCGACGTCATCGCCTTCGACCAGGACGCCGACGAGCTGGCCGGCGTACGTGAGATCTTCGCCGGCATGCGCGACAACGGTGAGGTGCCGGCCGGCGCGGAGGCCGACGTCAAGGAGGGCGACGCCCTCAACCTGCCGTTCGCCGACGGCGAGTTCGACCGGATCGTCGCCGCCGAGGTGCTCGAGCACATCTGGGACGACGTCGACGCGATCAAGGAGCTCGTGCGGGTCCTGCGCCCCGGCGGCACCCTGGCGATCTCCGTGCCGCGGTGGCTTCCGGAGGTCGTGAACTGGAAGCTCTCGGACGAGTACCACAACGCCCCCGGCGGCCACATCCGGATCTACACCGACCACGAGCTGATCGACAAGGTCACCAAGGCGGGGCGGCCCAACGACGGCCAGCCCGGCGACGCGATGATCTTCGAGGGCAAGGACTACGCCCACGGTCTGCACGCGCCGTACTGGTGGATCAAGTGCGCCGTCGGCGTCAACAACGACGAGCACCCGCTGGCCAAGGCCTACCACAAGCTCCTGGTCTGGGAGATCATGAAGCAGCCCAAGGCGCTTCAGGTCGCGAGCAAGGTCCTCGACCCGATCATCGGCAAGAGCCTGGTGCTCTACTTCCGCAAGCCGGAGGCCTGA